In Suricata suricatta isolate VVHF042 chromosome X, meerkat_22Aug2017_6uvM2_HiC, whole genome shotgun sequence, the DNA window GCAGCCTGCAGCACCCTTCGGATGActcacctgcctcctccctgtggTAGCACATCTCGCCGTTTTAAGGGGCGGGGTTCTTACCTTCCTTGCACCCAGCTCTCTCAGTCCATGGCATCAGAAAGCCAAAGTCTGCAATCACCAGCCTGGGGCTGACCTGCAGGACTCTGTGTGACTCTAAGCTCACTCCGGTTTCTCCCCGCAacccccacctgcccctggaGGGTCAGATGGCCAAGGGAGACACAGCAGTCAGAGACCCAGGTGGCCGCAGGATTGGGAATTTGAGGAACAGACGTGTGACttcaaggagaggggcagagagcagagaggctgCTTCTGGTGGCCTTGTCCCAGAAGACCAGAGACAAACGTGACTTTCATCTTCTTGCAGTCTGAGTCCCTGCCTGCCCTTGATTATGGCAGTCCTGGGAGGAGCTCAGAGGGGCCCGAGCCCCTGGCAGAGAGCGGGAACCGATGCAAGGAAGGGGATGCACGAAACCCTGGGCCCAGGAAGGAGAGGGCCTGACGCAGTCAGGGAGCGAGTCAGGTGGGGCGCCAGGCTCTGGGAGCCAGGCTGAGAATACCTCCCTGGGGCGCCTGCGGCCTGGTAGGACCTAAAATGCTCCAGGAAAGCCCCCTGGCCTGGCGACCAGGGGGCTTGGATGCCTTTTCCATGACACATCCTTGTAGGCCGGAAGCCAGCAGAAACAGCAAGGTTGTGATAGGCCTGGTGGGTGTGTTGGGGCCAAGGAGGGGCGCATGGCCCCACAGACAGTGGGAGCTACTGATAGCGGCGGTCAGAGAGAGGCCTCATATTGCCAGAGGACCCGCAGAGCAGGGCCCTGAGCTCCAATAGCATCGCCTCCCAGCTCAGGTGAGGGAGCTGACGAGGAGTCTTTTCCAGGGCCCCAGGGGTGGCCCAGCTCCCCGCACAGCACAGGGAGTATAGGGTCTTGTGGCTTTGGGACCTGTGGCAAAGTCTGCAATGTGGAGTCCCAgctctaccatttccttactgtgtggccttgggcaagagTTTGGGGcaaactctgagcctcagtttacccattcAAGTGATAAGAACAGTGCTTTCTTCTTTTGGCCATTGGGAGGGCTATGTTAAGCAATAATGTGTGTCCCCTACTCCTCTCCGGGAGGTAATAGCATCCTCCCTCTTCGTCTAAGATTCTAGAATGTGGTGAGGAGGGGCTCAGGATTCcttgtgagtgggagaaggaggaaggacacACCCAGCTCAGTTGTGAAAAGACCGGGAAACTAAGGATCCCCAGCTAGCCTGGGTCATCTGCTGCTTGACTCTTGGCCAACACTTTGACCCTCCTGTTTTCCAGAGGCTTcctggcagggtgggggaggggtggatggCTCTCCTGAATGCTGTGGGAGAGGGGTCCAGCCTAGCCAGCGCCAGACAGCCTGCCGTCCTGGTACCAGCCCTCCACAGCCAATGGGCTGGCTCCCTGCTGGTTTCTGGGGGCCTCCAACTCCCACTTCCAGGCCGAGTCTGTACCTGAAGGCTGACAGAGCACAGGACTGTCCAGTCACCCCGGCAGTGACAGGGCCATGGCAGGAAGGAGCTGCTTGCCCTGTAGCCTAGAGGCATGTGGGGGCAATAGTGGAGGGTGCAGGGTGGCCACAGCGCAGAcgcagatggggggaggggtcctgtgccccacccctccccaccccagctacCAGACGCTCACACAGTCACCCCACACACGTGCGCATGTGTAGGCTTCGGCAGACCCATGGTTGGCCCCCAAGTGTAGATTAGATGCTGTCAGGGGGTGACgggccagggcctgggagggcatcgaggggcagctgggtgtcaGCCCAGACACAGTGGTCATCTGTGGTCAGAGCTCTGGACAGCGCCCCTGCCCTTGGCCTATAGGTTGAAGCCAGGCCCTGAGGGCTTTGGTGGACAGAGGGGGGCGGGGCAAAAGGGGACCCTGCGCAGCctgtctcccctcacccctccccatccACGTAGCCctagggctggggcagggctagGGAGACTGTGGCCAGAGTTCAGGTCGGGTTGCTCGGTGGGGCCAGACATGCTGGGCTGAGGCCTCGGGCCAGTGCCCGGTGTCTACGACTTGGCAGCTGTGGGCCACGCATCTGCAAGCAAGCTCACAGGGCATGCCAGACCTTAAGTCCTGCTCCCGCCACCCTTGGCCTGGCCTGAATGCCTGGCACAGCCCCTCCATGTTCTCAGAGGCTGCCAATGCGTCTTGTTTGGCGCTGACCTGGAGCAATCCCACCCCGAGGACTGCGCTGGCTTTCAGGGAGCTAGACAAGGAAGGCCCTATTGGTTTGGCCGCATGAGCTCCAGGAAGCCCGGCCTTTTCCCTTGCTCACACCTGTGGGCACTGGGCCGGAGGCCTCACCGCCATTACCAcctctttcctttgctctgaGGGGTGGGGTGCAGTGAGCTGCAAGCACACTTTGATGGCGCTCAAGGCCCTCCCTGAAGTCCTTGGGGACACCACCTCGGGTTCATTGTCCGGccggccccctcctccccatgcaGTTCTACCCGCTGAGTCTTACGCCAGCTCCCGGAGTGGAGATGAGTCTCTGCTGGGaagcctgcccagcccccaccttgcCAGCCTGCCCATGCCTGGGCCCAGCCGAGCGTGGGTGGGGGAGAACTAGCCAAGCCTCGTCCTCTGCCTCTATCGCAGAACCTTGATGTAGGACCTCCAAGCCCTTGGCCTCGGTCCATCCCCCCAAGAGTGAGCTGGCTCTGGAGCCAAGGgcccctccctcagcctctctgtgGCCCCCAGATGCAGCCACGTCAAGCACGGCTGGTTTGAGCTGATTCATCTCCTCTAGAGGCCCCATTCCCCCAGGACAGGTCCCATGAGCCCACTCggagcctgggtggccagtcCCACCCCGGTGGGCCTTCCCAGTGCCTGCCCATCCTCTATCCTGGGGGGGGGGACAGCCACGGGGACAGAGGTTCCCTGTAGAGACCCCCCAGCCCTTCTCAGCCCCAGCAGGCTAGAAGACACCGGTTTTTGCCCACTTTGCCCCACAGCCTCCCCTGGACCCGGTCGGACCATCCAGGTGGACTGTGGATCCCAAAGCCTTCCAAGTCTCCCACTGGGCGTTCCAGCCCTGACTCATCCCCGCTGTGAGGCAGCGGCTTTGGCAGGGGTGCCAGGCAAGAGGGGAAgagtctcctccctctctcccattccatcttgctctcctgcctccatcctccctttcctgttctctcctACCACTatccctctcccagccctgggcatCCACTGGCTCCCAGACAAGGGCCCCAAACGGCGGCAGCAGGCACACGAGGCCTCGGCCTGCCTGCTCTGTCCCGGAGGTTGCAGaagcaggggaagaaggagggacaCAGGTAGGCAAGCACAAGGCCTTCTCCGTACTCGGGACCATCACCTTCTAGGGGTTCCCCTGGGTCCTGCTCGGCCAGACTGGGGGTGGCGGGACCTGGGGTGTGATCATGGGATCTTGAGGCTCAAAGGAGACGGGGAGACTGGGTGCTCTCCTGACATGGGGGGCCGTCactctgctgtgtgacctggaatAGGCAAGCAGCTTCTCTGAGCTTGCCACTGGGGACCAGGCACTCAGGAGGGCTGTCAGGACCTGGTGCAGGTGCTCCGGGGCTGACTCTCCGGCTGAGTGCACTAAACTACATCCGGGGTCCGTGACCAGTGCCTGCAAGCACACTGCAGCCCTGGCTGCCACAAAGGCGGCGccattctctcccactctgtcctcAGGGATGGTGGGAGCCAGGGCAGTCTCTACCACCCACTGGGGGGTTGCCCGAGCAGTGTGGAAGGGGGTGGCAAGACTGGGATCGATAGAAACCCGGGGCCTGGAGCAGTTATGCCCAGACTTGGAGGTGGCCCCTGGCGTACTGGGGGGAGGAGTTCAGGGGTGGCTGCAACCGCCAGCCCAGCCCCGTGCCAGCCAGGCTTGCCCAGGGAAGGGGCGGCCAGGGCCACACTGCTCATGTGCTGGCTCAGGTGTGGGGAGCCCTCCGCTCCCCAAGGATTCCTCCCAATTTGCAGTCAACAGTGAGGCTCAGGGGTCACCCAGACTCACTGAAGCCTCTAACAGTCCCTCCCCCATCCAAAACGGACCCGGAGTAAGGAGGGTctccctggggtggggcccaaTGTGGGTCGACAGGAAGCCCCTGGAACCCAGCCAGGCTCACTGCCCACAGAGGCGCCCAGGGCAACCCCAGACACCAGAGCCTGCAAGGGAAGCACTTATGCCCGTTTAACAAATGGGGAAAAGGAGCCTGGCTGGGACTTTGCCGGGAAATCCGAATCCGTGAGGGTGGTGACAGAGGCAAGGGCTCTGGCCGTTCTGCACAGGAGCTTCTGGATGGGAGAGGGAACGAGGTGGGTAAGCACGGGCACCTGGGGCAGGTTCAGGCAGAGGGCAGCTTCCCCCTCATGCCCACCCCGTTGCCTGGCCTGGGGGAGCCTTCAGACAAGCCTGATCCTGCCTGCCACCCTGGCGGCAGCCTGCTCCCCTCGGGTGGCCTCTCCAGGGGGCTGGGCCACAGGCAGCGGGAAGGCAGGAGCAGATGTGGGagccccagggccctgcaggCCAAGCCAGGGGAAGTGTTGTGGGCCAGGAGAGGGTGCTGGGGCCCCGGGGAGCAATGGCGGGGGGCTGCACCCCATCCCACCTCAGCAATGTCACCCCTGCCAGGGAGGGCACTCCTCTCTTTGTCCACGTGCCCTCCGGGGCTAGCCCAGGTGTCAGCCCGGCGGGCCCCGCCTGGCATCTTGGCTTCTTGACTTgctttgaaaaatgtgggttgCGCTGCAGGGGTAGctgaggcaggagaggaagggactCACAGTGGTCTCACTCAACCCGGACTGTGCCCGCATTGCCCTGCGCACGTGGGGTCGGCCCGGGCCACAGTAGTATACTCAAATCCAAATTCTTCAAAGCCGGTAGGGGGCAAATGGTTGCCCTTCCGtctctgccacctcccctccGTCCACTCGCCTCACTGAAGCCCCGCACCCTGGGCAGGGCGTGTGGAAGGCAGTGGGGGCGTGGCCAGCGCTGCACACCCCCTAACTGGCAAGGCCAGGCACTGCCCAACCCTGCCTGGGatcagaggggagcagagagaggtgtcTCGTACCTGCCTGCACCCCCGCCCTCTGCTGCCTTCTCCCCGGCCGCTCCCCGCATGGGGTCTGGCCGCCTGCAGTGAGGGATGGCGATCACGGTGCCAACACGTGCAGAAGCTCAATCGCTGGTATCTGGAGGTTTGCCAGGAAAGGGcccagagggcaggggccagTGCTGGCCGGGCCCTCCtgacagcccctcctcccccccagcctcccaggcgTGCCCACCATGTGGCCCCTGTGGCTCCTTGCATCCCTGCTGGCGCTAAGCCAGGCCCTGCCGTTCGAGCAGAAGGGCTTCTGGGACTTCACGCTGGACGACGGGCTGCCCATGCTGAACGATGAGGAGGCTTCGGGAGCCGAGACGACCTCAGGCGTCCCGGACCTGGACTCCCTCACGCCCACCTTCAGCGCCATGTGTCCCTTCGGCTGCCACTGCCACCTGCGGGTTGTTCAGTGCTCCGACCTGGGTCAGTCCCGGGCCCGGGGTGGGATGGGTGCACGGAGGCACAGGCCCAGCCTGAGTGCCCTACCAAGGCGACACGTGTCTGTCCTGTGGGATGGGCATGAGAGGGCGGGGTCAAGGATGGGGTGACCCACACAGGTTCGGGGACTCCCGGGTTCCACGTGGAACAGCGTCCGATTGTCTGCTTGCAAGAGGGCGGGGCGTGACAAGGGCCTTGGCCTTGTGTGGGCGGCTGCGCGCCTGTGTCCCTGCGCCCGGAGGCACTCTGNNNNNNNNNNNNNNNNNNNNNNNNNNNNNNNNNNNNNNNNNNNNNNNNNNNNNNNNNNNNNNNNNNNNNNNNNNNNNNNNNNNNNNNNNNNNNNNNNNNNGGGGGGGGGAAGCTGGTGCCTTCACTTcccgcgcccccctccccaccccaggctctcgTCCTGGTGAACAACAAGATCTCCAAGATCCACGAGAAGGCCTTCAGCCCCCTGCGGAAGCTGCAGAAACTCTACATCTCCAAGAACCACCTGGTGGAGATCCCTCCCAACCTGCCCAGCTCCCTGGTGGAGCTCCGAATCCATGACAACCGCATCCGCAAGGTGCCGAAGGGCGTGTTTAGCGGGCTGCGCAACATGAACTGCATCGGTGAGTGCTGCACAGCCTGTGACGGTCCTCACCCTGTGGCCAGCAGGAAAGGCCCAGGGAGAGGGGCCTCTTCCAGCAGGACCGGCTGGGTGCCACGGGCAAGCCTGGGGGGCCTCGCAGGACATTCTGGAGGCTTGTCTGGGGACATGCCCCAGAGCCGCCAGAGCACGATGAAGTGAAACATGGggaccacagagagagagaagggaaaaggctAGTAcggccagccagccagccctcgaccagcaggggccaggccagggcagcTGAGCAGCACCTCAGTCTCTGgctcccctccttttcttcctgctcCACTTACCCCCTGAGGTCAATGCCTGGGCCAACACCCTTGGGAGCTAATGGTCTTGAACAGCCAGGGGTTTGCTATTAGCCCAGTAAATTAGTGGAGCTGCTTTCAGGGCTACATGGGGAAGCAGGGCCCATCAGGCCAGCCCAAGCCAAGACCTGGGGCCGTGCGGGCAGCCACCCAGCTCTGGCGCCAAGGCTGAGGGGGACTTCTCTCCTAGAGATGGGCGGGAACCCCCTGGAGAACAGTGGCTTTGAACCTGGAGCCTTCGATGGCCTGAAGCTCAACTACCTGCGCATCTCTGAGGCCAAGCTCACCGGCATCCCCAAAGGTAGGAAGGCAGGCCTTTTCCCCCATGCTGTCCAGCTTCCATGGCACAGATGGGCACAGATGGGGGGATCTGGAGACATCTGGAGCTACCAGTCAACTGAGGGATGGCTTTGGTAGCCCTCTGCTCCcatctgcctccccccaccactgcATACAAACCCCGCCTGCACACACGGCCTCCCCTCTCGCAATCAACTCAGAGCACCCTCTTTTCCTGGCAGACCTCCCCGAGACCCTGAATGAACTCCACCTGGACCACAACAAAATCCAGGCCATCGAGCTGGAGGATCTGCTCCGCTACTCTAAGCTGTACAGGTGGGCTGGGGGTCCACACGGGACACCCTGCCCCATTGCTCTTTTCTCCTCTAGTGTCTTGGTACATTTCATCTGCCCTTCGTAGGTTGGGCCTGGGCCACAACCAGATCCGCATGATCGAGAACGGGAGCCTAAGTTTTCTGCCCACCCTGCGGGAGCTGCACTTGGACAATAACAAGCTGTCCAGGGTGCCTTCTGGCCTTCCAGACCTCAAGCTCCTCCAGgtgagagcggggggggggggggggggggggggggggggggggggggggggggggaagccccCATGCCAGGCTCGGTAAGACAGAGCGAAACAGGATCTTGCTGAGCGGCTGGCCGGCTGTGTGGTCTGGGCAGCTACTCCTGCTGTGTCTGCCTCTGCCTCCGCATCTGGACAGAAGCCATCACAAGGATCCCTCCCTCAGTGCCAACGATCTGTGCTGAGGAAGTAGGGAATGCGAGCGGGGACGCCCCCAGGGATGGCTCCACTGAGTCATGGGTGGAGAGAGGGTGTGAGGGATGAGCAGGAGCTGGCCTGGTAGATATTGCAGCTGAACTCCTAGGTGGGTGGGACACCAGAAAGGCCCGGCAGAGCCTGGGAGGTCAGGGAACAGTCTGGGCACTGGAGGTGCACCGATTTGTGGCAAGACAGGTCTAGTTCATGGCAGGAAGTAGGCTGATGAGGGGGTGAAGGGTCTTGCTTGGAGCTCTTTCAGGGACCCCGTCCCTGGCTTGGCTTCCAGTCTCTTTCTCGGCCCCAATCACTAGCCAGGAGACCTGCCATTCCTACAGCCTGTCCAGCCAGAGCCCAGTCCAGACAAGCCCTTTAtccggggagggcgggggagggcagagcagcCCGGAAGCTGCCACAGCGGCCCATGCCCGGCTAAGCGCGCCCTCTAGCGGCCGGCGTCCTCTCTGCCTCTAGCGGGCGCTGCTGCAGCCTGAGCACCTCCCCACTTTCGTCCGTGGGGTTCCTTACCCCACTCTCCCTcctgtttcctctgcccctcccctagagAGGAACTTCAGGAAGTTAAGAGCTGCTAAAGAGCAAGTATCCCTGGGGACTGGATGGAAGAGAAGGTCATCCACAGGCTCTTTCTCCTCTCATACCTATGGGTCTCTGGAGTGAGAGGCTGCTGCCCAGAGGCAGACACGGAGCCTGGGGGGCACAGAGGGCAATGTGGGCGCAGGGAC includes these proteins:
- the BGN gene encoding biglycan, translated to MWPLWLLASLLALSQALPFEQKGFWDFTLDDGLPMLNDEEASGAETTSGVPDLDSLTPTFSAMCPFGCHCHLRVVQCSDLGQSRARGGMGARRHRPSLSALPRRHVSVLWDGHERALVLVNNKISKIHEKAFSPLRKLQKLYISKNHLVEIPPNLPSSLVELRIHDNRIRKVPKGVFSGLRNMNCIEMGGNPLENSGFEPGAFDGLKLNYLRISEAKLTGIPKDLPETLNELHLDHNKIQAIELEDLLRYSKLYRLGLGHNQIRMIENGSLSFLPTLRELHLDNNKLSRVPSGLPDLKLLQVVYLHTNNITKVGVNDFCPVGFGVKRAYYNGISLFNNPVPYWEVQPATFRCVTDRLAIQFGNYKK